The following are encoded in a window of Flavobacteriales bacterium genomic DNA:
- a CDS encoding inositol monophosphatase, translating to MDLQQLTSQVSAIAADVAAFIRAEAPKLTEAGVSSKSANNLVTDVDHTAEDRIVEALEKLLPGAGFIAEEGSGEQGTGLNWVIDPLDGTTNFVHGVPCYCISIALVDGTEPILGVVHEVTRDERFTAWKGGGAFLNGAPIRVSLRKELQDSLLATGFPYDDFGHEAEYMELLRELMHRTRGIRRLGSAAADLAYVACGRFEAFYEYGLNSWDVAAGVLLVREAGGRVSGFRPSTDPVFDEEIVASNSAIHNELLEAIERYWRRQD from the coding sequence ATGGATCTCCAACAACTCACCTCCCAGGTCAGCGCCATCGCCGCTGATGTGGCCGCCTTCATCCGTGCCGAAGCCCCCAAGCTCACCGAAGCGGGCGTTTCTTCCAAAAGCGCCAACAACCTGGTGACCGACGTGGACCACACGGCCGAGGACCGCATCGTGGAAGCCTTGGAGAAGCTTCTCCCGGGCGCTGGCTTCATCGCCGAGGAAGGCAGTGGCGAGCAGGGCACCGGCCTCAATTGGGTGATCGATCCGCTGGACGGCACCACCAACTTCGTGCACGGCGTGCCCTGTTATTGCATCAGCATCGCGCTGGTGGATGGAACCGAACCCATCCTCGGTGTGGTGCATGAGGTGACGCGCGATGAGCGATTCACCGCCTGGAAGGGCGGCGGCGCCTTCCTCAATGGTGCACCCATCCGCGTTTCCTTGCGGAAGGAGTTGCAGGACAGCCTGCTCGCCACGGGCTTCCCCTACGACGACTTCGGCCACGAGGCGGAGTACATGGAACTGCTGCGCGAACTGATGCACCGCACCCGCGGTATCCGGCGCCTGGGCAGCGCCGCGGCCGATCTGGCCTATGTGGCTTGCGGGCGCTTCGAGGCCTTCTACGAGTACGGCCTCAACAGTTGGGATGTGGCGGCGGGCGTGCTGCTGGTGCGCGAGGCCGGCGGGCGCGTCAGTGGTTTCCGCCCCAGCACCGACCCCGTTTTCGACGAGGAGATCGTGGCCAGCAACAGCGCCATCCACAATGAATTGCTGGAGGCCATAGAGCGCTACTGGCGCCGCCAGGACTGA
- a CDS encoding prolipoprotein diacylglyceryl transferase: MYPTIYHALLDLTGLDLPFLKFLNSFGFFVAAAFIFASWTLGLELKRMGGAGVIGSTTRAVTVGKPATVGELITSGILGFLLGWKGLYLLLHFSEATADPQAFLLSGRGVFIGGVLLAGLLAWLKWREKDKARLDKPRTEQVVVQPQEHAGNITLTAALWGLIGAKLFHWLENPREFIAFITDPSGDAILSGLTMYGGLIVAGAMVIRYFTKHGIPAWRGADAAAPGVMLAYGIGRIGCQVSGDGDWGIVNKTMLGPGPKWLWQYDYPNNVNGVGIPLTDGRPCFDGYCTVLPDMVFPTPFYETIVCVGFFFLLWALRKRLTPPGMIFFLFLFLNGLERFFIEKIRVNVQVLGSITQAEIISSILMIAGVAGMVWLRRRKRNEVVRP; the protein is encoded by the coding sequence ATGTACCCCACCATCTACCATGCGCTGCTGGACCTCACGGGACTGGACCTCCCCTTCCTGAAGTTCCTCAACAGCTTCGGCTTCTTCGTGGCGGCGGCCTTCATCTTCGCCAGTTGGACCCTCGGCCTGGAGTTGAAGCGCATGGGCGGTGCGGGTGTAATTGGCTCCACCACACGTGCGGTCACCGTAGGCAAGCCCGCCACGGTCGGCGAACTGATCACCAGTGGCATCCTCGGCTTCCTGCTCGGCTGGAAAGGCCTCTATCTGTTGCTGCATTTCAGTGAGGCCACCGCCGACCCACAGGCCTTTCTGTTGAGCGGGCGTGGCGTGTTCATCGGTGGCGTGCTCCTCGCGGGCCTGCTGGCCTGGTTGAAATGGCGGGAAAAGGACAAGGCCAGACTGGACAAGCCCCGCACGGAGCAGGTCGTTGTTCAACCCCAAGAACATGCCGGCAACATCACCCTTACCGCCGCGCTTTGGGGATTGATCGGCGCCAAGCTCTTCCATTGGCTGGAGAATCCACGTGAGTTCATCGCCTTCATCACCGACCCCAGCGGCGATGCCATCCTCAGCGGACTCACCATGTACGGCGGGCTCATCGTGGCGGGCGCCATGGTCATCCGCTACTTCACCAAGCATGGTATACCGGCCTGGCGTGGCGCCGACGCGGCGGCGCCCGGTGTGATGCTCGCTTACGGCATCGGCCGCATCGGCTGCCAGGTGAGCGGCGACGGCGACTGGGGCATCGTGAACAAGACCATGCTCGGTCCCGGCCCGAAATGGCTGTGGCAGTACGACTACCCCAACAACGTGAACGGCGTGGGCATACCACTCACCGACGGCCGCCCCTGCTTCGACGGGTATTGCACCGTGCTTCCGGACATGGTCTTTCCCACCCCGTTCTATGAGACCATTGTCTGCGTGGGCTTCTTCTTCCTGCTTTGGGCCCTGCGGAAACGTCTGACACCGCCGGGCATGATCTTCTTCCTCTTTCTTTTTCTCAACGGACTGGAGCGTTTCTTCATCGAGAAGATCCGCGTGAATGTGCAAGTGCTGGGCAGCATCACCCAGGCGGAGATCATCTCTTCGATCCTGATGATCGCCGGTGTGGCCGGAATGGTGTGGCTGAGGAGGCGGAAGAGGAACGAAGTTGTCAGACCATAG
- the mtaB gene encoding tRNA (N(6)-L-threonylcarbamoyladenosine(37)-C(2))-methylthiotransferase MtaB, producing MSSPRTVAFHTLGCKLNFSETSTLARSLEEAGYARVKVEERPDVFVLNTCSVTENADKECRQWVRRFQRIAPEAFIAVVGCYAQLKPEEIAAIPGVDLVLGANEKFDLAAHLEKLEGKQEQGLAVYGAIKDVRAFIPSYNANDRTRTFLKVQDGCDYFCSFCTIPLARGRSRSGTIAETVAIAQRIAATGVREIVLTGVNTGDFGRGHGESFLELIESLDGVEGIERFRISSIEPNLCSNAIIDFVAESRRFAPHFHMPLQSGSDPILERMRRRYDTLLYAGRVQRIKERMPHACIGADVITGTPGETEEEFIKTHAFLRSIPVDYLHVFTYSERANTTAVRMEDSVPMEVRRERTRQLRILGGKLQRAHCERHLGTTRRVLFEHGDEAAAGMIEGYTDNYIRVALPYDPALADRITPVELHRINGDGHVTGEPAPWEALVPANQPTANLQLVN from the coding sequence ATGAGTTCCCCCCGCACCGTCGCCTTCCACACCCTGGGCTGCAAGCTCAACTTCAGCGAGACCAGCACCCTGGCCCGTTCGCTGGAGGAGGCCGGCTATGCTCGGGTGAAGGTGGAGGAGCGGCCCGATGTCTTCGTGCTCAACACGTGCAGCGTCACGGAGAACGCCGACAAGGAATGCCGGCAATGGGTGCGCCGATTCCAACGCATCGCCCCGGAGGCCTTCATCGCCGTGGTGGGCTGCTACGCCCAACTGAAGCCCGAGGAGATCGCAGCGATCCCCGGCGTGGACCTGGTGCTGGGTGCGAACGAAAAGTTCGACCTGGCCGCACATCTTGAAAAGCTTGAAGGCAAGCAGGAACAGGGCCTGGCAGTGTACGGGGCGATCAAGGACGTCCGCGCCTTCATCCCCTCCTACAACGCCAACGACAGGACCAGGACCTTCCTGAAGGTGCAGGATGGCTGCGACTACTTCTGTTCCTTCTGCACCATACCGCTGGCCCGTGGCCGCAGCCGCAGCGGCACCATCGCGGAAACGGTGGCCATCGCGCAGCGCATCGCCGCCACCGGAGTGCGGGAGATCGTGCTTACCGGCGTGAATACAGGCGATTTCGGACGCGGCCACGGCGAGAGCTTCCTGGAACTCATCGAATCGCTGGACGGTGTGGAGGGGATCGAGCGGTTCCGCATCAGCAGCATCGAACCCAACCTGTGCTCGAACGCGATCATCGATTTCGTGGCCGAGAGCCGGCGTTTCGCCCCGCACTTCCACATGCCCCTGCAAAGCGGCAGCGATCCGATCCTGGAGCGCATGCGTCGCCGCTACGACACGCTCCTCTATGCCGGACGCGTGCAGCGCATCAAGGAGCGCATGCCCCACGCCTGCATCGGTGCGGATGTGATCACCGGCACACCGGGCGAGACGGAGGAGGAGTTCATCAAAACCCATGCGTTCCTGCGTTCGATCCCGGTCGACTACCTCCACGTGTTCACCTACAGCGAGCGCGCCAATACCACCGCCGTTCGCATGGAGGACAGCGTGCCCATGGAAGTGCGCCGTGAACGTACCCGGCAGCTGCGCATCCTGGGAGGCAAACTCCAACGCGCACACTGCGAGCGGCACCTGGGCACCACACGCCGCGTGCTGTTCGAGCACGGCGATGAGGCGGCCGCTGGAATGATCGAGGGCTACACGGACAACTATATCCGCGTCGCCCTCCCCTACGATCCTGCCCTGGCCGACCGGATCACACCGGTGGAATTGCATCGCATCAACGGCGATGGGCACGTGACCGGCGAGCCGGCGCCATGGGAGGCGCTGGTGCCCGCCAACCAGCCAACCGCCAACTTGCAACTGGTCAACTGA